One genomic window of Gossypium hirsutum isolate 1008001.06 chromosome D11, Gossypium_hirsutum_v2.1, whole genome shotgun sequence includes the following:
- the LOC107912642 gene encoding ribonuclease 3-like protein 3 — protein sequence MTAITIEALKEQQHIIQQQSESAGESTQSLPSLDEVEQILGYDFNNKRLLEEAFTHASLGLGFSNERLEYVGDSVLNLLFTKQQFFEYPDLPPGPLTRLRAANVDTEKLARAAVKHGLHRYLRHKKPLLKEQIRQFSEEIQ from the exons ATGACCGCCATCACCATAGAAGCTCTTAAAGAGCAGCAGCATATTATCCAACAACAAAGCGAGTCAGCCGGGGAATCAACTCAGTCGTTGCCCAGTCTGGATGAAGTGGAGCAAATTCTGGGCTATGATTTTAACAACAAACGGTTATTAGAAGAAGCTTTCACGCATGCTTCTTTAGGACTCGGTTTCTCCAACGAGCGGTTAGAGTACGTGGGAGATTCTGTCCTTAATTTACTTTTCACCAAACAGCAGTTTTTTGAATACCCTGATTTGCCGCCGGGGCCTTTGACTAGGCTACGAGCCGCCAATGTCGATACCGAAAAGTTGGCTCGTGCCGCCGTCAAACACGGTTTGCATCGCTATTTGCGCCATAAGAAACCTCTTCTCAAAGAACAA ATTCGACAATTTTCTGAAGAAATACAATGA
- the LOC107910989 gene encoding ubiquitin recognition factor in ER-associated degradation protein 1-like, translating into MYEFCYDDYMMVEFALDVVESTLCLCGLERTSVCIVHEPAEQQMEESLLAGRGIAFYRILEAVPFQGSGDKIKLPPSCFTELSDQGAFDKGPMYFQLLVVHQESSSVTEDGEKENNRTTHSGVLEFTTDEGLVGIPPHICSHLFLVDTPKAPFVEVRYVRLAKGTYAKLQPDGIGFCDLPNHKAILETSLRQHGTLSQYDVLTIKYGELTYRLHVLELKPSTSISVLETGIELDIVNLGVEAEKTDQCVLKPLVFGTSEFGLVQEGN; encoded by the exons ATGTATGAGTTCTGCTACGATGATTACATGATGGTAGAGTTCGCATTAGATGTGGTGGAATCCACATTATGCTTGTGTGGACTGGAGAGGACTAGTGTTTGCATAGTTCATGAACCA GCTGAACAGCAAATGGAAGAAAGTTTACTTGCCGGAAGAGGAATAGCATTTTATAGAATCTTAGAAGCTGTGCCTTTTCAAGGTAGCGGAGATAAAATCAAGTTGCCACCATCCTGTTTCACAGAATTGTCTGATCAAGGTGCATTTGACAAGGGACCAATGTACTTTCAATTGTTGGTGGTTCATCAAGAGTCTTCTTCAGTCACTGAGGATGGTGAAAAGGAAAACAATAGGACCACTCATTCAGGTGTTTTGGAATTCACAACAGATGAAGGGTTGGTCGGAATTCCTCCCCATATATGCAGTCACTTGTTCCTTGTGGACACTCCAAAGGCTCCGTTTGTTGAGGTTCGTTATGTGCGACTTGCGAAAGGAACATATGCTAAACTTCAACCCGATGGAATTGGCTTTTGTGACTTACCCAATCACAAGGCTATTCTTGAAACAAGCCTTCGTCAGCATGGTACCCTTTCTCAATATGATGTTCTTACCATTAAATATGGGGAGTTGACATATAGGTTACATGTTCTTGAGCTAAAACCTTCTACAAGCATATCTGTCCTGGAAACAGGTATTGAGTTGGATATAGTCAACCTAGGTGTTGAAGCAGAAAAGACTGATCAGTGTGTCTTAAAACCACTTGTGTTTGGTACATCAGAGTTTGGATTGGTTCAGGAAGGAAATTAG